From a single Rhodococcus qingshengii JCM 15477 genomic region:
- a CDS encoding MaoC family dehydratase: MTLTTDITVGEVLPQLSIYGDPTFVVSAALATRDFQDVHHDRDLAQKRGSKDIFVNILTDTGLVQRFVTDWAGPRAVLTSIKLRLGVPWYAYDTLTLSGTVTSYDEDLVSLAVVGKNSLGDHITAQVTLAFPASGSNGDIENGDIE, from the coding sequence ATGACTTTGACGACGGATATCACTGTGGGAGAGGTTCTTCCGCAGCTCTCGATTTACGGCGACCCGACGTTTGTGGTCTCGGCGGCGCTCGCTACCCGCGATTTTCAAGATGTTCACCACGACCGCGATCTCGCACAGAAACGCGGCTCGAAGGACATCTTCGTCAACATCCTCACCGACACCGGCTTGGTGCAGCGATTCGTGACCGATTGGGCCGGACCGCGGGCTGTACTCACGTCGATCAAACTCCGCCTCGGAGTCCCCTGGTACGCCTACGACACCTTGACGCTCTCCGGAACGGTGACCTCCTACGACGAGGATCTCGTGTCGCTCGCGGTGGTCGGCAAGAACAGCCTGGGAGATCACATCACCGCACAGGTCACACTGGCATTTCCGGCGTCGGGCTCGAATGGAGACATTGAAAACGGAGACATTGAATGA
- a CDS encoding lipid-transfer protein, translating to MSALSGKAAIVGIGATDFSKDSGRSELRLAAEAVQAALDDAGLTPADVDGLTSFTMDTNTEVAVARSVSIPNLKFFSRIHYGGGAAAATIQQAAMAVATGVADVVVAYRAFNERSGARFGQVNSGLVAQVNSSGTDNAFSYPHGLGTPASFVAMVAQRYMHVYGASSEDFGRIAVADRKHAATNPKAFFYGKPITLEDHQNSRFIAEPLHLLDCCQESDGGIAIVVTSPERAKDLKNTPAVIAAAAQGSGADQYIMTSYYRDGLTGLPEMGLVGDQLWSQSGLRPSDMQTAIFYDHFTPYVLMQLEELGFCGRGEAKDFIAGGAIELGGKLPINTHGGQLGEAYIHGMNGIAEGVRQIRGTSVNQVDSVENVLVTAGTGVPTSGLVLTR from the coding sequence ATGAGCGCATTGTCCGGCAAGGCAGCGATCGTCGGAATCGGAGCCACGGATTTCTCGAAGGACTCCGGTCGCAGTGAACTGCGACTGGCCGCCGAGGCTGTTCAAGCCGCGTTGGACGACGCAGGTCTGACACCCGCCGACGTCGACGGTCTTACCTCGTTCACCATGGACACCAACACCGAAGTGGCAGTGGCTCGTTCGGTGAGTATCCCGAACCTCAAGTTCTTCAGTCGTATTCACTACGGTGGTGGTGCCGCTGCGGCGACGATTCAGCAGGCCGCCATGGCTGTTGCCACCGGCGTCGCAGACGTCGTCGTCGCTTACCGCGCGTTCAACGAGCGATCGGGTGCGCGTTTCGGGCAGGTGAACTCCGGCCTTGTGGCGCAGGTCAATTCGTCGGGAACGGACAACGCCTTTTCCTATCCTCACGGATTGGGTACTCCCGCATCCTTTGTCGCGATGGTCGCGCAGCGATACATGCACGTATACGGAGCGTCCAGCGAGGACTTCGGTCGAATCGCCGTCGCCGACCGTAAGCATGCAGCCACCAATCCGAAGGCGTTCTTCTACGGAAAACCGATTACCCTCGAGGACCATCAGAACTCGCGATTCATCGCTGAACCTTTGCATCTCCTCGATTGCTGCCAGGAATCCGACGGCGGCATCGCGATCGTCGTCACCTCGCCAGAACGAGCCAAAGATCTGAAGAACACCCCCGCCGTTATCGCTGCCGCCGCACAGGGCAGCGGGGCAGATCAATACATCATGACCAGCTATTACCGCGACGGTTTGACCGGCCTACCGGAGATGGGCCTTGTCGGCGATCAGCTCTGGTCACAAAGTGGGCTGCGCCCGTCGGACATGCAGACGGCGATCTTCTACGACCACTTCACGCCCTATGTTCTGATGCAGCTCGAGGAACTCGGTTTCTGTGGCAGGGGAGAGGCAAAGGACTTCATCGCCGGTGGCGCAATCGAACTCGGCGGCAAGCTTCCGATCAACACCCATGGTGGACAGCTCGGCGAGGCATACATTCACGGGATGAACGGTATCGCCGAGGGTGTTCGGCAGATCCGCGGTACTTCGGTCAACCAGGTCGACTCCGTCGAGAATGTACTGGTGACTGCGGGAACGGGCGTTCCGACATCGGGGCTTGTGCTGACTCGCTGA
- a CDS encoding HNH endonuclease signature motif containing protein gives MSVLLSDVVSGSAVGLRGRLWQLSAAELRAAAVSASAEILRLEAVRVAVVDELSMRPDDQVIASRGVGSWLAANTMLQVRDGKKIAALGAALRPLPAVAARFDGGNCSFEHAVLIVAFCESPPKGMPEEALPKCIDLLLAAASGVESTTTKVRNVIATLERLFESDEIPPTEDVDRNELRIASTLNGRVVVRGDFDALTGEMVLSALSNLTIPTPAPDGTPDARSAAKRTADGFTELIRRYLDCAKTGTDGGQRPHVNVHINARDLAEHRDCAAAPAASDDGMAVSDLDVGHMPWLGPLSVSQTRLLGCDCFLSTVLLDDHGAPLDAQPGKRLATAEQRTALIARDRGCAFPGCTCVPAWTDAHHIRHWANGGPTVMNNLVLLCRSHHRLMHRKSGFVGKWEIRIGADNKPWFIPPPSIDPGQQPRPANTTFKT, from the coding sequence ATGAGTGTCTTGTTGTCGGACGTGGTTTCGGGTTCTGCGGTGGGGTTACGTGGACGTCTGTGGCAGTTGTCGGCTGCTGAGTTACGTGCGGCTGCGGTGTCGGCGAGCGCGGAGATTCTTCGTCTCGAGGCTGTGCGGGTGGCAGTGGTCGACGAACTCTCGATGCGCCCGGATGATCAGGTGATCGCCAGCCGCGGGGTCGGTTCGTGGTTGGCAGCCAACACGATGCTGCAGGTTCGGGACGGGAAGAAGATCGCCGCGTTGGGTGCTGCTTTGCGGCCGCTTCCGGCGGTGGCTGCTCGGTTCGATGGCGGGAATTGCTCGTTCGAGCATGCCGTGTTGATCGTGGCGTTCTGCGAATCACCACCGAAAGGCATGCCGGAGGAGGCGCTACCGAAGTGCATCGACCTACTGTTGGCTGCTGCATCCGGTGTCGAGTCCACGACCACGAAGGTGCGGAACGTGATCGCGACCTTGGAGCGGTTGTTCGAATCGGATGAGATTCCACCCACCGAAGACGTCGACCGGAACGAGTTGCGGATCGCGTCGACATTGAACGGTCGAGTGGTGGTGCGCGGTGATTTCGACGCCCTCACCGGCGAAATGGTGTTGTCGGCGTTGTCGAATCTGACGATACCGACCCCGGCACCGGACGGAACCCCCGATGCCCGGTCGGCGGCGAAACGCACGGCCGACGGGTTCACCGAACTGATCCGCCGCTATCTCGATTGCGCCAAGACCGGCACCGATGGTGGTCAGCGTCCACACGTGAACGTGCACATCAACGCTCGGGATCTGGCGGAGCACCGAGACTGCGCCGCCGCACCCGCTGCTTCTGATGACGGAATGGCTGTGTCGGATCTTGATGTCGGGCACATGCCCTGGCTCGGACCGCTGTCCGTGTCGCAGACCAGGCTTCTCGGGTGTGACTGCTTCCTGTCCACCGTCCTGCTCGACGATCACGGCGCGCCCTTGGATGCGCAACCAGGAAAGAGGCTGGCCACCGCCGAACAACGGACTGCGTTAATTGCCCGCGACAGAGGCTGCGCGTTCCCGGGCTGCACATGCGTGCCCGCCTGGACCGATGCGCACCATATCCGGCACTGGGCGAACGGCGGCCCGACGGTGATGAACAACCTGGTCCTGCTGTGCCGTTCACATCACCGACTGATGCACCGGAAATCAGGGTTCGTCGGCAAATGGGAAATCCGAATCGGCGCCGACAACAAACCCTGGTTCATCCCGCCGCCCTCGATCGACCCCGGGCAGCAACCCAGGCCGGCGAACACCACCTTCAAAACCTGA
- a CDS encoding GNAT family N-acetyltransferase — translation MFTLTTERLVLRDFTAADEGAVHRYASDPAVCRYVDWGPNTPAVTRAFLADAALEAALVERRTFTLAITSKADGTVIGSVAVWEVSAVHRRAELGFVVDPKFQGRGYASEAGRAVLEFAFARFGAQRVQATCRPENSASASVLTKIGMEEEGRMRAHMVIRGTAVDSLLFAATRPAAVQPEITSSHFA, via the coding sequence ATGTTCACGTTGACTACGGAACGCCTTGTTCTTCGAGATTTCACTGCCGCGGATGAAGGTGCCGTCCATCGGTACGCATCCGACCCTGCCGTCTGTAGATATGTTGATTGGGGGCCGAACACCCCTGCGGTGACCAGGGCGTTCCTGGCTGACGCTGCACTAGAAGCTGCGCTCGTCGAACGTCGCACGTTCACCCTGGCCATTACGTCGAAGGCCGATGGAACGGTCATCGGTTCGGTAGCTGTGTGGGAAGTATCCGCCGTGCACAGGCGGGCGGAACTCGGTTTTGTCGTGGACCCGAAGTTCCAAGGGCGAGGCTATGCGTCGGAGGCGGGGCGCGCGGTTCTGGAATTCGCCTTTGCTCGCTTCGGAGCGCAGCGAGTGCAAGCAACGTGTCGTCCCGAGAACTCGGCGTCGGCGTCGGTGCTCACCAAAATCGGAATGGAGGAGGAGGGGCGAATGAGGGCACACATGGTGATCCGGGGGACCGCGGTGGATTCGCTGCTTTTTGCTGCAACACGACCCGCCGCCGTACAGCCAGAGATCACGTCATCTCACTTCGCGTGA
- a CDS encoding AraC family transcriptional regulator: protein MFEDALLIDAAGRPTMQHHQAFSRDWDRIKEWSDNIYMPYTVTPIGSRLKPASDMYSAAVGKIDVTRFCYGIPVSVGECSPEAGNILVLTTIRGNGRHALGGGTAVNTAVGETFVADCSRTDYFVEFDEDHLQLNLTVPHQLVADHAMQWFGSVPDDRLWRHKCTIGGRGSSWLALMDYVVRAIAESPEAMSSERLGARVQELIAAQLLDEWATQAGLQLGVDVASAEPAYVRSAEEYIDTFARSVPTASEIAAAVGVSVRALTAGFRRYRDTTPGQRLRARRLEGVRGELLRSDGRTVSEIANAWGYVNLGMFAATYRKRFGELPSETRNRL from the coding sequence ATGTTCGAGGATGCCTTGCTCATCGACGCGGCCGGCCGGCCCACTATGCAGCATCACCAGGCCTTTTCTCGGGACTGGGACCGCATCAAGGAGTGGTCCGACAACATCTACATGCCGTATACGGTCACGCCGATCGGAAGTCGGTTGAAGCCGGCTTCGGACATGTACTCCGCGGCAGTCGGCAAGATCGACGTCACCAGATTCTGTTACGGGATTCCGGTCTCCGTCGGTGAATGTTCGCCTGAGGCCGGAAACATTCTGGTTCTGACGACTATCAGAGGCAACGGTCGACATGCCCTCGGCGGAGGAACTGCGGTGAATACTGCCGTGGGGGAGACCTTTGTCGCCGACTGTAGCCGGACCGACTACTTCGTCGAATTCGACGAAGATCATCTGCAGCTGAATCTCACTGTGCCGCATCAGCTTGTCGCCGATCACGCCATGCAATGGTTCGGGTCGGTTCCCGACGACCGTCTGTGGCGGCACAAGTGCACCATCGGCGGGCGGGGCTCGAGTTGGCTGGCATTGATGGACTACGTCGTTCGCGCAATTGCAGAGTCGCCTGAGGCGATGTCGAGCGAAAGGCTGGGTGCCAGGGTTCAAGAACTCATCGCGGCTCAGCTTCTCGACGAGTGGGCGACGCAGGCCGGGCTGCAACTCGGCGTCGACGTCGCCTCCGCCGAACCTGCCTACGTGCGATCGGCAGAGGAGTACATCGATACGTTTGCTCGCTCGGTGCCGACGGCATCGGAGATCGCGGCTGCGGTGGGTGTCAGTGTCCGGGCGCTCACTGCGGGATTTCGACGGTACCGAGACACCACGCCGGGGCAACGATTGCGCGCGCGTCGGTTGGAGGGTGTACGCGGCGAACTGTTGCGTTCCGACGGGAGAACCGTCTCCGAAATCGCCAACGCCTGGGGCTACGTCAATCTGGGTATGTTTGCGGCCACATACCGGAAACGGTTCGGAGAGTTGCCTTCCGAGACCCGGAATCGACTCTGA
- a CDS encoding VOC family protein: protein MATRLNPYISFNGNAREALEFYKEIFGGTLALSTFGEFGNPGEGGDKIMHGMLETDQGYTLMGADTPPGMPYNPGDNITVSLSGDDGDVLRGYWEQLSGTGTVSVPLEKQMWGDEFGACTDKFGISWLVNIGAPQS, encoded by the coding sequence ATGGCAACTCGACTCAATCCGTACATCAGCTTCAACGGCAATGCCCGTGAGGCGTTGGAGTTCTACAAAGAAATCTTTGGTGGCACGCTGGCGCTGAGCACGTTCGGTGAGTTCGGCAATCCCGGTGAAGGCGGCGACAAGATCATGCACGGAATGCTCGAAACCGATCAGGGATACACCCTGATGGGTGCCGACACTCCGCCCGGTATGCCGTACAACCCCGGCGACAACATCACGGTCAGCCTCAGCGGCGACGACGGCGACGTGCTGCGCGGGTACTGGGAGCAGTTGTCGGGAACAGGTACGGTCAGCGTTCCGCTCGAGAAGCAGATGTGGGGCGACGAATTCGGCGCCTGTACAGACAAATTCGGCATTTCCTGGCTGGTGAATATCGGAGCGCCCCAGAGCTGA
- a CDS encoding serine hydrolase domain-containing protein, which produces MLARATQRADRVPGVVAMITDREGNIYEGAAGERALGHGEPMTLDTTFALFSTTKAITGTAVLQCVEEGLLDLDAPAATYVPDIGELKVLDGFDAGGNPVLREPKRDITTRMLLLHTAGFGYDFFNESYNRLSQEHGQPSVITCSKAALTTPLLFDPGEKWEYGTNIDWAGQVVESIRGHRLGDVMRERIFEPLEMADTAFTMSPSMKDRLAPIHQRESDGSLTPLIGFELPAEPEVHMGGHGLHGTVGDYMKFIRMWLNDGAGTSGRVLSPETVAAAVQNGLEGQHVGLLPGVLPTLSNDAEFFPGVPKGWAYSFMTNEEVAPTGRPAGSLAWAGLANLYYWIDRQTGVGGFWATQILPFADPGSINGYLEFETAVYQ; this is translated from the coding sequence GTGCTGGCGCGAGCAACTCAGCGGGCTGACCGAGTCCCGGGTGTCGTCGCGATGATCACGGATCGAGAAGGCAACATCTACGAGGGTGCAGCCGGTGAGCGGGCTCTCGGTCACGGCGAACCGATGACCCTCGATACAACCTTTGCGCTCTTCTCCACCACCAAGGCGATTACCGGTACCGCTGTCCTGCAATGTGTGGAGGAGGGGTTGCTCGATCTCGATGCACCTGCAGCGACCTATGTTCCCGACATCGGTGAGCTGAAGGTCCTGGACGGTTTCGACGCCGGCGGAAACCCCGTTCTTCGGGAACCCAAGCGTGACATCACCACTCGCATGCTGCTCCTTCACACTGCAGGGTTCGGCTACGACTTCTTCAACGAGTCGTACAACCGGCTCTCGCAGGAACATGGGCAGCCCAGCGTGATCACGTGTAGCAAAGCGGCGCTCACGACACCGCTGCTCTTCGACCCGGGTGAGAAGTGGGAGTACGGCACCAACATCGACTGGGCCGGACAGGTCGTCGAGTCGATTCGAGGTCATCGACTCGGCGATGTCATGCGTGAGCGCATCTTCGAACCTCTCGAGATGGCCGATACGGCATTCACGATGAGCCCGTCGATGAAGGATCGACTTGCGCCGATCCATCAGCGTGAGAGCGACGGAAGCCTCACTCCGCTCATCGGATTCGAGCTTCCGGCCGAACCCGAGGTGCACATGGGTGGTCACGGTTTGCACGGCACTGTCGGCGACTACATGAAGTTCATTCGTATGTGGCTCAACGACGGCGCGGGCACATCCGGTCGCGTGTTGTCGCCGGAGACGGTAGCTGCAGCCGTTCAGAACGGGCTCGAAGGCCAGCACGTGGGGTTGTTGCCCGGAGTTCTCCCGACGCTGTCCAACGATGCGGAATTCTTCCCCGGTGTACCCAAGGGATGGGCATACTCCTTCATGACAAATGAAGAGGTGGCACCCACCGGTAGGCCGGCCGGATCGCTGGCTTGGGCGGGTCTTGCCAACCTCTATTACTGGATCGACCGGCAGACCGGCGTCGGCGGGTTCTGGGCAACGCAGATTCTGCCGTTCGCGGACCCTGGATCCATCAACGGATACCTGGAATTCGAGACCGCCGTTTACCAGTAA
- a CDS encoding mycofactocin-coupled SDR family oxidoreductase, giving the protein MNSLEGSFEGKVALITGAARGQGRAHAVAFAERGADIVICDRCENSDVVAYPLANEEDLKETVRLVEATGRRCIAVKADTADRDAMDALVARAEAEFGRVDIAVANAGVSVPAPITSMTSAQWNEVISSNLTGVFNTVAAVSGGMAERGYGRIITISSMMGRSGGTQMAAYGASKWGVIGLTKSVSLELANSGVTVNAIAPGNISTPMIHNDMMYAMMRPDLESPTADDVEPVYATLHAQPVGWLDPFEITRVVLFLAADASAHMSGIVVPVDAGVAARSNA; this is encoded by the coding sequence ATGAACAGCCTCGAAGGCAGCTTCGAAGGAAAAGTTGCACTGATCACCGGCGCCGCACGCGGTCAGGGGCGCGCCCACGCTGTCGCATTCGCGGAGCGTGGCGCGGACATCGTGATCTGCGACCGGTGCGAGAACAGTGATGTCGTCGCCTACCCCCTCGCAAACGAGGAGGATCTGAAGGAAACCGTTCGTTTGGTGGAAGCCACCGGTCGTCGGTGCATTGCCGTCAAGGCAGACACTGCTGATCGCGACGCAATGGACGCGCTCGTTGCCCGCGCTGAAGCCGAGTTCGGCCGTGTCGACATCGCCGTCGCGAATGCCGGTGTGTCCGTGCCCGCTCCGATCACGTCGATGACGTCGGCGCAGTGGAACGAAGTCATCTCGTCGAACCTGACAGGTGTGTTCAACACCGTTGCGGCCGTGTCAGGTGGAATGGCGGAACGTGGTTACGGTCGCATCATCACGATTTCCTCGATGATGGGTCGCTCCGGTGGCACCCAGATGGCTGCGTACGGCGCCTCCAAGTGGGGCGTCATCGGTTTGACGAAGAGTGTGTCGCTCGAACTGGCAAACTCGGGTGTGACCGTGAATGCTATTGCACCGGGGAACATCTCGACGCCGATGATTCACAACGACATGATGTACGCGATGATGCGGCCTGACCTCGAATCGCCGACGGCAGACGACGTCGAACCCGTGTACGCGACTCTGCATGCGCAGCCGGTCGGTTGGCTGGATCCCTTCGAGATCACGCGAGTAGTCCTGTTCCTCGCCGCCGACGCGAGTGCCCACATGAGTGGCATCGTGGTTCCTGTCGACGCCGGAGTCGCCGCTCGCTCGAACGCTTGA
- a CDS encoding MFS transporter — MTDKTVRAKARTGWVVGVLSLSGVVVALQQTLVVPVLPAFATASGVSSATASWLVTSTLLTGAVATPLIGRLADMFGKRAMMLVCLAVMIVGCMVAALSQSFWLLILGRSLQGFATALLPVGISIMRDVLPPEKLSGAVALMSATLGIGGMFGMPMAGVISAHWGLPALFWVTGGFGVVLIVVLPLVVPESAVKSRGRFDFLGATVLTLAMTALLLAVSKGTEWGWASPEVLVLIASGVVLLCGWIPWELHTPAPLVDLRTSLRAPILVSNVCAVLLGFAMFISALAATQELQLPLASADGLGLSAAEAGLAMMPGGVLMIGLAPVSSKVTRRWGAKATLASGAIVIAIGYVLRVLLTPTLVNIVIGAAVVSAGVAFSLAAMPTLITESAPIHQTASANGFNSLLRSVGTSTGSAVAAAVLAGSTVVIGASAVPTLHSFAVLYWIGAGVSALAAAVTLAVRVERTGAVSRPELPIAAETDGATKIG; from the coding sequence TTGACGGACAAGACCGTTCGCGCGAAAGCGCGGACCGGGTGGGTCGTCGGCGTCCTGAGTCTGAGCGGCGTGGTGGTCGCGCTGCAACAGACCTTGGTGGTGCCGGTGCTGCCTGCGTTCGCGACGGCATCGGGAGTATCGTCGGCCACCGCTTCGTGGCTGGTGACCTCGACATTGCTGACCGGTGCCGTCGCGACCCCTCTCATCGGCAGACTCGCCGACATGTTCGGAAAGCGCGCGATGATGCTCGTCTGCCTTGCCGTGATGATCGTCGGCTGCATGGTTGCTGCGCTCAGCCAGAGTTTCTGGTTACTGATCCTCGGACGCTCGTTGCAGGGGTTCGCGACGGCACTTCTGCCCGTCGGAATCAGCATCATGCGCGATGTCCTTCCTCCGGAAAAGCTCAGTGGTGCAGTAGCTCTCATGAGTGCGACGTTGGGGATCGGCGGCATGTTCGGTATGCCGATGGCGGGGGTGATCTCGGCGCACTGGGGGCTACCCGCGCTTTTCTGGGTCACCGGTGGATTCGGGGTCGTACTGATAGTCGTCTTGCCTCTGGTGGTGCCGGAATCGGCTGTGAAGAGTCGCGGACGCTTCGACTTTCTGGGAGCCACAGTCCTCACGCTCGCTATGACTGCACTGCTGCTGGCCGTTTCGAAAGGAACCGAATGGGGCTGGGCAAGCCCCGAGGTTCTGGTTCTGATCGCGTCCGGCGTGGTCTTGCTCTGTGGATGGATTCCGTGGGAACTGCACACGCCGGCACCGCTGGTCGATCTGCGGACTTCCCTTCGCGCTCCGATTCTGGTTTCGAACGTCTGCGCAGTATTACTCGGTTTTGCCATGTTCATCAGCGCGTTGGCGGCAACGCAGGAACTTCAGTTGCCCCTGGCGTCGGCGGACGGTCTCGGACTCTCGGCTGCCGAAGCCGGACTGGCGATGATGCCGGGCGGAGTCCTGATGATCGGATTGGCGCCGGTGTCGTCGAAGGTGACGAGGCGATGGGGAGCGAAGGCCACGTTGGCCTCAGGAGCGATCGTCATCGCAATCGGATACGTCTTGCGTGTGCTGTTGACGCCGACGCTGGTCAATATCGTGATCGGCGCTGCCGTGGTATCGGCCGGTGTGGCATTTTCCCTGGCAGCCATGCCGACTCTGATCACCGAATCTGCGCCGATCCATCAGACTGCCTCGGCCAACGGATTCAACAGCCTGCTCCGTTCGGTCGGTACCTCCACCGGAAGCGCCGTTGCGGCAGCGGTATTGGCCGGTTCGACGGTGGTGATCGGTGCGAGCGCTGTGCCGACCCTGCATTCGTTCGCGGTTTTGTACTGGATCGGAGCGGGCGTATCGGCACTGGCGGCCGCGGTGACCTTGGCAGTGAGGGTGGAGCGGACGGGGGCGGTATCGCGGCCCGAGTTACCAATTGCCGCTGAAACCGATGGCGCAACGAAGATCGGGTGA
- a CDS encoding glycoside hydrolase family 71 protein, which translates to MSIRTRYIRTPWIRKTAKYSFETICFTLAVIVAAALIAAYNTQPRSASTYTPASFSANPESAALPFDIPPKSALNGKLVFAHYFPPYPVSIDNANPSGDYYATQYLTVNGENNKHVRYGGFLRDRPTPRQPIADTQWRQRDLENEVRSAIAAGIDGFSVDIIAKATDTSWWGSTVPTALIKAAAAVDPNFKIMLMPDMNGAFKNMTAAQMAAEMKPYSTMASSFKLSDGRLVISPFLAENKTAGWWSEFITIMKNSYGINVAFVPVFLDAAANRNSFASISYGMSNWGNRNPAGNPLSGSNPNSPMGLAAAAHSLGKIWMQPVAFQDVRPSQSIYDEAQNSQNLQNMWQIAIASNSEWVQLVTWNDYSEGTSFAPSAGHGRALLDMSSYGLYSFRSGASAAIVRDTAYLIYRNQSVSAVPVNRSAAPMTLRQWSSPARDTVEVLSFLTAPAVVKVTVGTTTTTCNAPAGMSSCIAPLKVGSIKASVVRGTTEVSRVSSHAAVTATPYNQNLEYLVDSSRR; encoded by the coding sequence ATGAGTATCAGAACTCGATACATCCGAACTCCGTGGATCCGAAAAACGGCGAAATATTCCTTCGAGACCATCTGCTTCACCCTGGCCGTGATTGTCGCGGCCGCACTGATCGCCGCGTACAACACACAACCACGCTCCGCGTCGACGTACACGCCGGCCTCGTTCTCGGCGAATCCTGAATCTGCAGCGCTGCCCTTCGACATTCCACCCAAGTCAGCACTGAACGGAAAGTTGGTTTTCGCTCACTACTTCCCGCCCTATCCGGTTTCGATCGACAATGCGAATCCGTCTGGCGATTACTATGCGACACAATATCTTACGGTCAACGGCGAGAACAACAAACACGTTCGCTACGGAGGATTCCTCCGCGATCGGCCGACACCGCGGCAACCCATCGCCGATACGCAGTGGCGCCAACGCGACCTCGAAAACGAAGTTCGTTCGGCAATCGCCGCGGGCATCGACGGATTCTCCGTCGACATCATCGCCAAGGCAACCGACACCAGTTGGTGGGGTTCCACCGTGCCCACAGCCCTGATCAAAGCGGCCGCAGCAGTCGATCCGAATTTCAAGATCATGCTCATGCCTGATATGAACGGCGCGTTCAAAAACATGACCGCAGCTCAAATGGCAGCAGAGATGAAACCGTATTCGACCATGGCATCATCGTTCAAATTGAGCGACGGACGACTAGTGATCTCGCCATTTCTTGCCGAAAACAAGACTGCGGGCTGGTGGTCGGAGTTCATCACTATTATGAAAAATTCTTACGGAATAAATGTGGCATTTGTTCCGGTTTTCCTCGACGCTGCAGCCAACCGGAATTCTTTTGCATCGATCAGCTACGGGATGTCGAATTGGGGTAATCGAAATCCGGCAGGAAATCCGCTCTCGGGATCGAACCCGAACTCTCCGATGGGACTTGCCGCTGCCGCTCACTCCTTGGGAAAGATATGGATGCAACCAGTCGCCTTCCAAGATGTTCGTCCAAGTCAGTCGATCTACGACGAGGCACAGAATTCACAGAATCTGCAGAACATGTGGCAGATTGCGATTGCGTCCAACAGTGAATGGGTACAGCTCGTCACCTGGAACGACTACAGCGAGGGAACGTCGTTCGCACCCAGCGCCGGTCATGGGCGCGCGTTACTCGACATGAGTTCCTACGGGCTGTACAGCTTCCGCTCCGGCGCCTCAGCCGCGATTGTTCGCGACACCGCGTATCTCATCTACCGCAATCAGTCGGTCTCCGCGGTCCCCGTCAATCGCTCTGCTGCCCCTATGACACTGCGCCAATGGTCATCCCCCGCTCGCGATACCGTCGAAGTCCTTTCCTTCTTGACGGCGCCGGCGGTCGTCAAAGTGACGGTGGGAACCACGACAACCACCTGCAATGCCCCGGCCGGGATGAGCAGCTGCATCGCCCCGTTGAAAGTAGGTTCCATCAAGGCCTCTGTCGTTCGCGGCACTACCGAGGTGTCTCGGGTGAGTTCGCACGCGGCGGTGACGGCCACGCCGTACAACCAGAATCTCGAGTACCTGGTCGATTCCAGTCGGAGATAA